The following coding sequences lie in one Thalassoglobus polymorphus genomic window:
- a CDS encoding VWA domain-containing protein gives MNQALLWGAAASLIPLVIHILNRNRFRTVEWGAMHLLESVIRVNHKRFRLDQLILLLVRCSIPLLLAFCLARPVLTGTQGLEGESPVSIVILLDNSYSMETNSETGTRFEKAVEAATRLIGETSRGSEIAVILTGGIPTRLFDEPVFDSDVVIQKLSRIEGGMGASDMQAAVDEALVVLAGMSHARRECIILSDFQNHDWEVIHKDTLQAIRRQFESLEIVPELSLMQLGKPVQENISVDSLSFPRRALGVGQRLDLRANLRNHGPSNVENVRVIFRIDGVEDSVTQLQLAPSAETQVLFPGEFKTPGSHVVEVEAVTDDPLQADNRFAAAVTVWENIKVLLVDGAPSSQPLQGETDYLSVALTPLTFGRVQLLDLVETETIQVKELDEERLKKSRVVVLANVSKLSDGQLKLLETYVKDGGAVLVCGGDQLDLNWYREKMFLDGQGLLPVSFGPLLGEVGEKSSSTAVLSQRFDHVALEFFNDPSNGDLSSATIRRWYQLAVPSEASEIVTLAMLDSGDPLLVEKNYGEGVVVQMATACDADWSDFPLRPVYVPMMQQLITTMASRISPPRNIQTGDSAVALIPDLSDQVTVSVVTPDGLQRSVKTVTEGTAQLARYEETQRPGLYTMSLPSTEAIHFVAETSRAESSLDLFDEKELAALADELSATVLESPEQYLKLDRLRRHGREVWKIALAALLGLLFLELILQQRFARVRA, from the coding sequence ATGAATCAAGCTCTTCTCTGGGGAGCGGCAGCATCTTTGATCCCACTCGTCATTCACATCCTGAATCGAAATCGGTTCCGGACGGTCGAATGGGGGGCGATGCATCTGCTTGAGTCAGTCATTCGAGTGAACCATAAACGGTTTCGGTTGGATCAACTCATTCTACTGCTCGTTCGGTGTTCCATCCCGTTGCTGCTGGCGTTTTGTCTGGCTCGACCAGTATTGACCGGAACGCAGGGGCTCGAGGGAGAATCACCGGTCTCAATCGTCATTCTCTTGGACAACAGCTATTCAATGGAGACAAACTCAGAGACCGGGACTCGCTTTGAAAAGGCTGTGGAAGCGGCGACCAGGTTGATCGGCGAAACAAGTCGCGGTTCGGAGATTGCCGTCATTCTCACCGGGGGAATTCCAACTCGTCTCTTTGATGAGCCGGTGTTCGATTCGGATGTCGTCATTCAGAAGCTGAGCCGGATCGAAGGGGGAATGGGAGCCAGCGACATGCAGGCTGCTGTTGATGAGGCACTTGTTGTTCTCGCTGGAATGTCGCATGCAAGACGCGAGTGTATCATTCTGAGTGACTTTCAAAACCATGACTGGGAGGTCATTCACAAAGATACACTTCAGGCAATCCGACGCCAGTTCGAAAGTCTCGAAATTGTCCCTGAGCTTTCGCTGATGCAACTCGGCAAGCCAGTTCAGGAAAACATTTCGGTTGACTCACTCAGTTTTCCTCGGCGTGCTCTCGGAGTCGGACAACGATTGGATCTCCGTGCGAATCTGCGAAACCACGGTCCGAGCAATGTCGAGAATGTTCGCGTGATCTTCCGCATTGATGGCGTTGAGGACTCGGTGACACAACTCCAATTGGCGCCCAGTGCAGAAACACAGGTGTTATTTCCGGGAGAGTTTAAAACGCCCGGTTCGCATGTCGTTGAAGTCGAGGCTGTGACAGATGATCCGTTACAAGCTGATAATCGTTTTGCTGCCGCAGTGACGGTTTGGGAGAACATCAAAGTTTTACTGGTTGACGGGGCTCCCAGTTCGCAACCCTTGCAAGGAGAGACCGACTATCTTTCCGTCGCATTGACTCCACTCACCTTTGGTCGTGTCCAACTTCTCGATCTCGTTGAAACTGAAACCATTCAAGTGAAAGAGCTGGACGAAGAACGTTTGAAGAAATCGCGTGTCGTTGTTCTGGCAAACGTTTCTAAATTGAGCGATGGGCAACTGAAGCTTTTGGAAACGTACGTCAAAGATGGCGGCGCCGTTCTTGTTTGTGGCGGAGATCAGCTCGATCTCAATTGGTATCGAGAGAAAATGTTTCTTGATGGACAAGGACTGCTACCAGTTTCATTCGGGCCGCTACTCGGTGAAGTTGGTGAAAAGAGTTCGAGTACTGCGGTCCTCTCCCAGCGATTCGATCACGTTGCATTGGAGTTTTTCAACGACCCTTCCAATGGCGATCTTTCGAGCGCCACGATTCGGCGCTGGTATCAACTGGCTGTTCCATCGGAGGCCTCGGAAATTGTGACATTGGCCATGCTGGACAGTGGAGATCCGCTGCTGGTGGAAAAGAATTATGGGGAAGGCGTGGTTGTGCAAATGGCGACCGCGTGCGATGCGGACTGGTCCGACTTTCCGCTCCGACCGGTTTATGTCCCGATGATGCAGCAGTTGATTACCACGATGGCCTCGCGAATTTCTCCACCCAGAAACATTCAAACTGGAGACTCAGCCGTTGCTCTCATACCTGATCTGAGCGATCAGGTGACCGTTTCAGTTGTGACCCCGGATGGCCTTCAGCGATCTGTCAAAACTGTGACTGAAGGAACCGCTCAACTTGCGAGGTACGAAGAAACGCAGCGACCCGGACTGTATACGATGTCGCTTCCATCGACTGAAGCGATTCACTTCGTGGCGGAGACTTCGCGAGCAGAGTCGTCGCTGGATTTGTTCGATGAAAAGGAACTCGCAGCGTTGGCCGACGAGTTGTCCGCAACGGTTTTGGAGTCTCCAGAACAGTATCTGAAACTTGATCGTTTACGGCGTCACGGACGAGAAGTCTGGAAAATTGCTTTGGCAGCCCTCTTGGGGCTTCTCTTCCTGGAACTGATCCTCCAACAGCGATTTGCGAGGGTCCGAGCATGA
- a CDS encoding AAA family ATPase: MASQESFLMTQVQESDKLDDQERAARLVEVCQKVRTQVGRIVVGQDEVVEQLLIAILARGHCLLEGVPGLAKTLMIRSLAETMNLGFNRIQFTPDLMPADITGTDIIQENRETGHRDLVFEKGPIFTQMLLADEINRTPPKTQAALLEAMQEHEVTVGGKTYRLDEPFFVLATQNPIEQEGTYPLPEAQRDRFLFNVIVDYPSREQEGDIIDRTTSMVTARIEAVVTGSEIIDCQETVRRVPLPEHVKNLVLDLVRSARPKDETTAPWVRELIDWGPGPRACQQLVLAAKARALLQGRYHVTRDDVEILAFPVLRHRIVPTFNAEAEGVSVDDLIRRLIRELPAASKQLL, translated from the coding sequence ATGGCTTCTCAAGAAAGTTTTTTAATGACTCAGGTTCAGGAATCAGACAAGCTGGATGACCAGGAACGGGCTGCACGGTTGGTCGAGGTGTGCCAGAAAGTTCGCACTCAAGTGGGGCGGATCGTCGTCGGTCAGGATGAAGTTGTTGAACAGCTGCTGATTGCAATTCTGGCTCGTGGGCATTGTCTCCTCGAAGGCGTTCCCGGACTCGCCAAAACGTTGATGATTCGGTCGTTGGCAGAAACGATGAACCTTGGATTCAATCGAATTCAGTTTACTCCCGACCTGATGCCAGCAGATATCACCGGGACCGATATCATTCAGGAGAACCGAGAGACTGGTCATCGAGATCTCGTTTTCGAGAAGGGGCCGATCTTCACACAAATGTTGTTGGCGGATGAAATCAATCGGACGCCTCCTAAAACACAGGCGGCGCTATTGGAGGCGATGCAGGAACATGAAGTGACTGTCGGAGGAAAGACGTATCGACTCGATGAGCCGTTCTTTGTCCTGGCGACTCAGAATCCGATTGAGCAGGAAGGAACCTATCCGCTTCCCGAAGCACAAAGAGATCGATTCTTGTTCAACGTCATCGTTGATTATCCGAGCCGCGAGCAGGAAGGGGATATTATCGATCGCACGACTTCGATGGTCACTGCCAGGATTGAGGCGGTCGTCACAGGCAGTGAAATTATCGATTGTCAGGAAACCGTCCGCCGGGTTCCTTTGCCAGAACATGTTAAAAACCTTGTTCTCGATCTCGTCAGGTCAGCTCGTCCAAAGGATGAGACGACTGCTCCCTGGGTTCGTGAATTGATCGATTGGGGACCGGGGCCGAGGGCGTGCCAGCAACTTGTCCTCGCTGCGAAGGCGAGAGCATTGTTGCAAGGGAGATATCATGTGACACGCGACGATGTAGAAATCCTTGCCTTTCCGGTTTTGCGTCACCGAATTGTCCCAACTTTCAATGCAGAAGCTGAAGGTGTGAGCGTGGATGATTTGATCCGGCGACTCATACGAGAACTTCCGGCAGCTTCGAAGCAGTTGCTGTAG
- a CDS encoding DUF58 domain-containing protein: protein MPHVSDVLTPHDIGKFTNLQVFAKQVVEGFCSGLHRSPHKGFSVEFKEHRSYVPGDDIRSIDWKLFGKTDRLYIREYEEETNLRCTILLDSSGSMGYTGTRSHGLTKHAYAVRTAACLTYLMLQQQDSVGLVTFDKKVRRYIPPRARPKHLQAILGELEKQNPKHETELGSVFHEMVAKLHRRGLLMIISDLFGDVDQLMKSLAHFRHANHEIVIFQIWDPDELDFPFRQWTQFASLEAADNRHLVDPAQLRNAYLEKLNQFREQLANGCNRHRISLVPMTTDQPFADSLAAYLALRRRAK, encoded by the coding sequence ATGCCCCACGTATCCGACGTCCTCACTCCGCACGACATTGGAAAATTTACGAATTTGCAAGTTTTTGCAAAGCAGGTCGTCGAAGGATTCTGTTCAGGGCTACACCGTTCGCCTCATAAAGGTTTCAGCGTCGAGTTCAAAGAGCACCGGTCGTATGTACCCGGTGATGATATTCGCAGTATTGACTGGAAGCTTTTCGGAAAGACTGACCGGCTTTACATTCGTGAATATGAGGAAGAGACAAACCTTCGCTGTACGATTTTGCTCGATTCAAGTGGGTCGATGGGGTACACCGGGACGCGAAGTCATGGATTGACGAAGCATGCGTATGCTGTCCGCACAGCTGCTTGCCTGACGTATTTAATGTTGCAACAGCAAGATAGTGTCGGACTGGTGACGTTCGATAAAAAAGTTCGTCGTTACATCCCGCCGCGTGCTCGACCTAAGCATTTGCAGGCCATCCTCGGTGAACTCGAAAAGCAGAACCCTAAGCACGAGACAGAATTGGGCAGCGTCTTTCACGAAATGGTCGCCAAGCTGCATCGTCGTGGCCTGTTGATGATCATTTCTGACCTGTTTGGTGATGTCGACCAGTTGATGAAGTCGCTGGCGCACTTCCGTCATGCGAATCATGAGATCGTCATCTTTCAGATTTGGGACCCGGATGAACTCGATTTCCCCTTCCGACAGTGGACGCAATTCGCCTCTCTCGAAGCTGCTGACAATCGGCATCTTGTCGACCCGGCACAACTTCGAAACGCTTATTTAGAAAAGTTGAATCAATTCCGAGAACAGCTGGCGAACGGATGTAACCGCCATCGGATCAGTTTGGTCCCTATGACAACTGATCAGCCGTTTGCCGATTCACTGGCAGCGTATTTGGCTTTAAGGAGAAGAGCCAAGTGA